A portion of the Microlunatus phosphovorus NM-1 genome contains these proteins:
- a CDS encoding elongation factor G, whose product MLARTLNLGILAHVDAGKTTLTERLLHHSGVIDQPGSVDAGTTATDTLALERRRGITIKAAVVSFPLDGMRVNVLDTPGHPDFIAEVERVLGVLDGAVLVLSAVEGVQPQTRILMRALQRLRVPTLVFINKIDRRGADVDATVAAIRRRLVRNVLPMGHLERVGSKAATFSAYRSDDRAFRDRETAALAEHDDALLAGFVEGRLGSGEQLRSELAAQTRACMLYPTYAGSAVTGSGVSELMDGIATLLPPVLPTATPDSVDGPPCSDQPSGRVFKIERGGAGEKVAYVRLFSGSLRPRSRLDLPDGRVGKVTSLQLFDQGRWLRTSSIGPGQIGRVTGLSTGRVGDGFGGAKTDEHHFAPPTLEASVVAIDESQGPALRAALAELSDSDPLIAARADDDGQATVSLYGRVQQEVIASTLAEEYGIAVRFTDASVLHVERPRAAGAAVERLNTDSNPYHATIGLTIAPGSPGSGLTFRSTVSARDMPLYLFKNATAFQAAIERHVSDALAAGLYGWRVTDCVVTLDHCGYSVADGPPSRRGPTSTAYDYRQLTPIVVRQALERAGTIVCEPVLRVSLEIPRDAITAVQRLVTRWGAEVTAQTTGSDLSQLEVRLVSTRLHELQLQLPDLTGGEGVLESRFDSFESVHGAPPVRRRG is encoded by the coding sequence TTGCTCGCGCGTACGCTCAACCTCGGCATTCTCGCCCACGTCGACGCCGGTAAGACCACACTCACCGAACGACTGCTGCACCATTCCGGAGTCATCGACCAGCCCGGATCGGTCGATGCCGGCACCACCGCGACCGACACGCTCGCCCTCGAACGCCGCCGCGGCATCACCATCAAGGCGGCGGTCGTCTCGTTCCCGCTCGACGGGATGCGCGTCAATGTCCTCGACACCCCGGGTCACCCGGACTTCATCGCCGAGGTCGAGCGGGTCCTCGGCGTGCTGGACGGCGCGGTGCTCGTGCTGTCGGCCGTCGAGGGCGTGCAGCCGCAGACCAGGATCTTGATGCGTGCGCTCCAGCGGCTCCGGGTGCCGACGCTGGTGTTCATCAACAAGATCGACCGGCGTGGGGCTGACGTCGACGCCACCGTGGCTGCGATCAGGCGTCGGCTGGTCCGCAATGTGCTGCCGATGGGTCACCTCGAGCGGGTGGGCAGCAAGGCGGCGACCTTCAGCGCCTACCGCAGCGACGACCGAGCCTTCCGGGACCGAGAGACCGCGGCGCTCGCCGAACACGATGATGCGCTGCTGGCGGGCTTCGTCGAGGGCCGGCTCGGATCCGGCGAACAACTGCGCTCGGAGCTCGCGGCGCAGACCAGGGCCTGCATGCTGTATCCCACCTATGCGGGATCGGCGGTGACCGGATCCGGTGTTTCGGAGCTGATGGACGGGATCGCCACCCTGCTGCCGCCCGTCCTGCCAACGGCCACCCCGGACTCCGTCGATGGTCCGCCGTGCTCCGACCAGCCGTCAGGCCGAGTGTTCAAGATCGAACGCGGCGGGGCGGGCGAGAAGGTCGCCTACGTACGGCTGTTCTCCGGATCTCTACGCCCCCGCAGCCGGCTCGACCTGCCAGATGGTCGCGTCGGCAAAGTGACGAGTCTGCAGCTGTTCGACCAAGGACGCTGGCTGCGCACCAGCAGCATCGGACCCGGGCAGATCGGGCGCGTGACCGGCCTGTCGACCGGACGAGTCGGGGACGGCTTCGGCGGTGCCAAGACCGACGAGCACCACTTTGCGCCGCCGACGCTGGAGGCGTCGGTCGTGGCGATCGACGAAAGCCAAGGTCCGGCACTCCGGGCCGCCTTGGCCGAGCTGTCCGACTCCGATCCGCTGATCGCGGCCCGTGCCGACGACGACGGCCAGGCGACCGTGTCCCTGTATGGGAGGGTCCAGCAGGAGGTGATCGCCAGCACGCTTGCCGAGGAGTACGGGATCGCGGTGCGGTTCACCGATGCCAGCGTGCTGCACGTCGAACGCCCGCGGGCCGCCGGCGCGGCTGTCGAGCGGCTGAACACGGACTCGAATCCCTACCATGCGACGATCGGGCTGACCATCGCGCCAGGTTCGCCTGGGTCCGGTCTGACCTTCCGGTCCACCGTCTCGGCCCGCGACATGCCGCTGTACCTGTTCAAGAATGCGACAGCCTTCCAGGCAGCGATCGAGCGGCATGTCAGCGATGCACTGGCGGCGGGTCTGTACGGTTGGCGCGTCACCGATTGCGTGGTCACCCTGGATCACTGCGGCTACAGCGTCGCCGACGGCCCGCCGTCACGGCGAGGGCCGACCAGCACGGCGTACGACTATCGCCAGCTGACCCCGATCGTGGTCCGTCAGGCCCTGGAGCGGGCCGGCACCATCGTCTGCGAGCCGGTGCTGCGGGTCTCGCTCGAGATTCCCCGGGACGCCATCACCGCGGTCCAGCGGCTGGTCACCCGCTGGGGTGCGGAGGTGACGGCGCAGACCACGGGCTCCGACCTCAGCCAGCTCGAGGTACGCCTGGTGTCCACCCGGCTGCACGAGCTCCAGCTGCAACTGCCCGACCTCACCGGAGGCGAAGGGGTGCTGGAGTCACGTTTTGACTCCTTCGAGTCCGTGCACGGCGCTCCACCGGTTCGCCGCCGTGGGTAG
- a CDS encoding cell division protein PerM, translated as MASLLSPRRNRGESATHRLRGDIDLAATEPTVVIGSAGPTELPTLAWMTLAAGAGLISVLSGWVLVTGLVVVGWLAAEPGTLGQALSAGTQLWLLANGGGATLGSASVTLIPWGITGLVAWLVARTAGYAARQGPAGSPTVTPMVCIIATLSYLVPLLGVALLAGGPWPALRSGMVMLVVVPVAAAWGCCHARQTWPTGAWPAWSRAVPRAVIAALLVMFAGGAAVLAIGLVVNLDRVTALLTALDAGIVGNVALLVGQLAYAPNAVVWAACYALGPGFTLGNGSIVSPAATELGALPSIPMLAAVPDVGPGSVSHLWWLALGVAAGAVAATLVVLARPSARYDETALVGGLSGVLAGGAFSVVAWATSGDLGSDLLSGVGPELVPVLVMATSTMGLSGALCGLVLGLWRRRTARVTAAPVAAKGSGESKKVADPSGVERPKRSENEPEHTDEETVALTHRSRPPINAATADSADDDDEGADEPTQQIG; from the coding sequence ATGGCTTCCTTGCTGTCTCCGCGTCGGAACCGCGGCGAGTCCGCGACGCACCGGCTCCGCGGTGACATCGATCTCGCCGCGACCGAGCCGACCGTCGTGATCGGGTCCGCCGGCCCGACCGAGTTGCCCACCCTGGCCTGGATGACCCTGGCCGCCGGTGCCGGTCTGATCAGTGTGCTCTCGGGGTGGGTCCTGGTGACCGGCCTGGTGGTGGTCGGCTGGCTGGCTGCCGAGCCCGGGACACTCGGGCAGGCGCTGAGCGCCGGCACCCAGCTTTGGCTGTTGGCCAATGGCGGTGGCGCGACTCTCGGTTCCGCGTCGGTGACGCTGATCCCCTGGGGTATCACCGGTTTGGTGGCGTGGTTGGTGGCTCGGACCGCCGGCTATGCGGCCAGACAAGGGCCGGCTGGCTCTCCGACGGTGACGCCGATGGTCTGCATCATCGCGACTCTCAGTTATCTGGTGCCCCTGCTCGGGGTGGCACTGCTTGCCGGTGGCCCCTGGCCGGCGCTGCGGTCCGGCATGGTGATGCTCGTCGTCGTTCCGGTGGCCGCAGCCTGGGGCTGCTGTCACGCCCGGCAGACTTGGCCGACCGGTGCCTGGCCGGCTTGGTCCCGAGCCGTGCCGCGGGCGGTGATCGCGGCCTTGCTGGTGATGTTCGCGGGTGGTGCGGCGGTGCTGGCCATCGGCCTGGTGGTCAACCTCGATCGGGTGACGGCGCTGTTGACCGCGCTCGATGCGGGGATCGTCGGCAATGTGGCGTTGCTGGTCGGCCAACTCGCGTACGCACCCAACGCGGTCGTCTGGGCCGCCTGCTATGCGCTCGGTCCGGGGTTCACCCTGGGCAATGGCTCCATCGTCTCGCCGGCTGCTACCGAGCTGGGCGCCCTGCCGTCCATCCCGATGCTGGCGGCGGTGCCAGACGTCGGACCGGGCAGCGTCTCGCATCTGTGGTGGCTCGCTCTCGGCGTGGCGGCCGGAGCGGTCGCGGCGACGCTGGTGGTGCTGGCCCGGCCGTCGGCGCGCTATGACGAGACAGCCCTGGTCGGTGGACTGTCCGGCGTGCTCGCCGGTGGCGCCTTCAGCGTGGTCGCCTGGGCGACCAGCGGCGATCTGGGCTCCGATCTGCTGAGCGGGGTGGGCCCCGAGCTGGTGCCGGTGCTGGTGATGGCGACCTCGACCATGGGTCTGTCCGGGGCACTGTGTGGCCTGGTGCTCGGTCTGTGGCGCCGCCGGACCGCCCGGGTCACGGCTGCCCCTGTCGCCGCCAAGGGATCGGGCGAATCGAAGAAGGTCGCTGACCCGTCAGGTGTCGAGAGGCCGAAGCGCTCCGAGAACGAGCCGGAGCACACCGACGAGGAGACGGTGGCACTAACCCATCGGAGTCGACCCCCGATCAACGCTGCCACCGCGGATTCGGCCGACGATGATGACGAAGGCGCCGACGAACCGACCCAGCAGATCGGCTGA
- the purN gene encoding phosphoribosylglycinamide formyltransferase produces the protein MFGVPSSPARLVVLISGSGTLLQALLEACADPAYGAQVVAVGSDRVGIAGLERAAAYDVPSFVHPYRKGSDRVAWDAELTELVAAYQPDLVISAGFMKLVGEAFLERFDGRIINTHPALLPSFPGMHGPRDALAYGVKVSGATVFLIDSGVDTGVILDQAAVEVVDDDTVETLHERIKVAERRLLVETTRRLATGEWRLEGRRVQWSDSRAPTVTTR, from the coding sequence GTGTTCGGCGTGCCTTCTTCGCCCGCTCGGCTGGTCGTCCTGATCTCCGGCTCCGGCACCTTGCTGCAGGCACTGCTGGAGGCCTGCGCCGATCCGGCGTACGGGGCGCAGGTCGTCGCGGTGGGTTCCGACCGCGTGGGGATCGCGGGTCTGGAGCGGGCTGCCGCGTACGACGTGCCGAGCTTTGTCCACCCCTATCGGAAGGGCAGCGACCGGGTCGCCTGGGACGCCGAGTTGACCGAACTGGTGGCGGCCTACCAACCGGACCTGGTGATCAGCGCCGGTTTCATGAAGCTGGTCGGGGAAGCGTTCCTGGAGCGTTTCGACGGCCGCATCATCAACACCCATCCGGCGCTGCTGCCGTCCTTCCCCGGCATGCACGGGCCGCGGGATGCGCTGGCGTACGGGGTGAAGGTCAGCGGCGCGACGGTGTTCCTCATAGACTCCGGGGTGGACACCGGCGTGATCTTGGATCAGGCCGCTGTCGAGGTGGTCGACGATGACACCGTCGAGACGCTGCACGAGCGGATCAAGGTCGCCGAGCGCCGACTGCTCGTGGAGACCACCCGTCGACTGGCTACCGGCGAGTGGCGGCTGGAGGGTCGACGGGTGCAGTGGAGCGATTCCCGGGCACCGACAGTCACCACGCGATGA
- a CDS encoding NUDIX domain-containing protein: protein MGWQRLRSRVAYENAWIRVREDAVLRPDGSPGVYGVVEVRSPAVFVVPVTEAGEIVLVEVDRYTIGGLSLEVPAGGTDGEDPLVAAGRELREETGLAAESLVDLGPVYSLNGVSDAPGRVVVARGLRPVGGADQEAEGISGVRLVAVPDLLAMIKAGEITDNESLGALLVALVHLDRVH from the coding sequence ATGGGTTGGCAGAGACTCCGGTCACGGGTGGCGTACGAGAACGCCTGGATCCGGGTCCGCGAGGACGCCGTCCTGAGACCGGATGGATCGCCCGGGGTGTACGGCGTGGTCGAGGTCCGCTCGCCGGCGGTGTTTGTGGTGCCGGTGACCGAGGCGGGCGAGATCGTGCTGGTCGAGGTTGACCGCTACACCATCGGTGGGCTGTCGCTGGAGGTGCCGGCCGGCGGTACGGACGGCGAGGACCCGTTGGTGGCGGCCGGACGCGAGTTGCGTGAGGAGACCGGCCTGGCCGCCGAGTCGCTGGTCGATCTCGGGCCGGTCTACTCATTGAACGGGGTGTCCGATGCGCCTGGTCGGGTGGTCGTGGCCCGTGGGCTCCGACCGGTCGGTGGCGCGGATCAGGAGGCGGAGGGGATCTCTGGCGTCCGTTTGGTGGCGGTGCCCGACCTGCTGGCCATGATCAAGGCCGGCGAGATCACCGACAACGAGTCCCTCGGCGCCCTGCTGGTGGCACTGGTGCACCTGGATCGCGTGCACTGA
- the sucD gene encoding succinate--CoA ligase subunit alpha, which produces MSIFLNSDSRVIVQGMTGSEGRKHTQRMLTSGTNIVGGVTPRKGGQQVEFEQKSVPVFNSVAEAVEATGANVTVIFVPAKFTKGAVVEAIEAGIPLAVVITEGVPVKDSAEFYTLAAGSKTRLIGPNCPGLISPGQSNAGIIPADITKAGRIGLVSKSGTLTYQMMYELRDIGFSSAVGIGGDPVIGTTHIDCLQAFQDDPDTDAIVMIGEIGGDAEERAAEFIKANVTKPVVGYVAGFTAPEGKTMGHAGAIVSGSSGTAAAKKEALEAAGVKVGKTPSETAELMREIMTQG; this is translated from the coding sequence ATGTCGATCTTCCTCAATTCCGACTCCCGCGTCATCGTCCAGGGCATGACCGGCTCCGAGGGCCGCAAGCACACCCAGCGGATGCTCACCTCCGGCACCAACATCGTCGGCGGCGTGACGCCCCGCAAGGGTGGCCAGCAGGTCGAGTTCGAGCAGAAGTCCGTTCCGGTGTTCAACTCCGTGGCGGAGGCCGTCGAGGCCACCGGCGCGAACGTGACGGTCATCTTCGTCCCGGCCAAGTTCACCAAGGGTGCGGTGGTCGAGGCCATCGAGGCAGGGATCCCGCTCGCGGTGGTGATCACCGAGGGCGTGCCGGTCAAGGACTCGGCCGAGTTCTACACGCTGGCGGCGGGGTCGAAGACCCGGCTGATCGGGCCGAACTGCCCAGGGCTGATCTCGCCCGGGCAGTCCAACGCCGGCATCATTCCGGCCGACATCACCAAGGCCGGTCGGATCGGGCTGGTGAGCAAGTCGGGCACGCTGACGTACCAGATGATGTACGAGCTGCGTGACATCGGCTTCTCGTCCGCGGTCGGCATCGGCGGTGACCCGGTGATCGGCACCACCCACATCGACTGCCTGCAGGCGTTCCAGGACGACCCGGACACCGACGCGATCGTGATGATCGGTGAGATCGGCGGCGACGCGGAGGAGCGGGCGGCCGAGTTCATCAAGGCCAACGTGACCAAGCCGGTGGTCGGCTATGTGGCCGGCTTCACCGCCCCCGAGGGCAAGACGATGGGCCACGCGGGCGCCATTGTGTCCGGCTCCTCCGGCACCGCGGCGGCCAAGAAGGAAGCCCTCGAGGCGGCCGGAGTGAAGGTGGGCAAGACGCCGAGCGAGACCGCCGAGCTGATGCGGGAGATCATGACCCAAGGCTGA
- the purH gene encoding bifunctional phosphoribosylaminoimidazolecarboxamide formyltransferase/IMP cyclohydrolase yields the protein MSTTEHDRHAEQAAADRRPIKRALVSVYDKTGLVEVGLALAGTGVEIVSTGTTARTLAEAGIPVTQVEQLTGFPECLDGRVKTLHPKVHAGLLADTRLESHNAQLAELGVAPFDLLVSNLYPFVDTVAAGASQEETIEQIDIGGPSMVRGAAKNHASVAVITSPEQYGQLQAALAHGGFTLAERQALAAAAFVHTASYDVAVASWMGNVVTDTSGGTGFPAWVGATWNKSAVLRYGENPHQRAALYVDGAFPGGLATAKQLHGKEMSYNNYVDTDAARRAAYDFDAPAVAIIKHANPCGIAIGNDIAEAHARAHACDPVSAFGGVIATNRPVSVAMARQVAEVFTEVIAAPAYDDGAAEVLQAKKNIRILVVEPLRRGGVETRRISGGLLMQTVDAVHDDHDASVNWELVSGEPVSEAVLADLEFAWRACRSVKSNAILLAKDGASVGVGMGQVNRVDSCRLAVERAGDRAAGSVAASDAFFPFADGPQILIDAGISAIVQPGGSVRDAEVVEAAKAAGVTMYLTGARHFFH from the coding sequence ATGAGCACGACCGAGCACGACCGTCATGCGGAGCAGGCAGCAGCTGATCGGAGGCCGATCAAGCGCGCCTTGGTCTCGGTCTACGACAAGACCGGGCTGGTCGAGGTGGGCTTGGCCCTGGCTGGGACCGGGGTAGAGATCGTGTCCACCGGGACGACCGCGCGGACGCTGGCCGAGGCGGGCATCCCGGTCACGCAGGTGGAACAGCTGACCGGGTTCCCGGAGTGCCTGGACGGCCGGGTGAAGACCCTGCACCCGAAGGTGCACGCGGGTCTGCTGGCGGACACCCGGCTCGAGTCGCACAATGCCCAGCTCGCCGAGCTCGGTGTCGCGCCGTTCGACCTGCTGGTCTCCAATCTCTATCCGTTCGTCGACACCGTCGCCGCCGGGGCGAGCCAGGAGGAGACGATCGAGCAGATCGACATCGGCGGGCCGTCGATGGTGCGCGGTGCAGCCAAGAACCATGCCTCGGTGGCCGTGATCACCTCGCCCGAGCAGTACGGGCAGCTGCAGGCCGCCCTCGCGCACGGTGGCTTCACCCTGGCCGAGCGACAGGCGCTGGCCGCCGCCGCCTTCGTGCACACCGCCAGCTATGACGTCGCCGTCGCCTCCTGGATGGGCAATGTGGTCACCGACACCAGCGGCGGGACGGGTTTCCCCGCCTGGGTCGGCGCGACCTGGAACAAGTCCGCGGTGCTGCGGTACGGGGAGAACCCTCACCAGCGGGCGGCCCTCTACGTCGACGGGGCCTTCCCCGGCGGACTGGCCACGGCGAAGCAGCTGCATGGCAAGGAGATGTCGTACAACAATTACGTCGACACCGACGCCGCCAGACGAGCCGCGTACGACTTCGACGCGCCCGCGGTCGCGATCATCAAACACGCCAATCCGTGCGGCATCGCGATCGGGAACGACATCGCCGAGGCACATGCCCGGGCACACGCCTGCGATCCGGTCTCGGCGTTCGGCGGGGTGATCGCGACCAACCGGCCGGTCAGCGTGGCCATGGCGCGGCAGGTCGCCGAGGTGTTCACCGAGGTGATCGCGGCGCCGGCGTACGACGACGGTGCGGCGGAAGTGCTGCAGGCCAAGAAGAACATCCGAATCCTGGTGGTCGAGCCGCTGCGCCGCGGCGGCGTCGAGACCCGTCGGATCTCGGGCGGGCTGTTGATGCAGACCGTCGACGCGGTCCACGACGACCATGACGCGAGCGTCAATTGGGAGTTGGTGTCCGGCGAGCCCGTCTCCGAGGCGGTGCTCGCCGACCTGGAGTTCGCCTGGCGGGCCTGCCGGTCGGTCAAGTCCAACGCCATCCTGCTCGCCAAGGACGGGGCGTCGGTGGGCGTCGGCATGGGCCAGGTCAACCGGGTCGACTCGTGTCGGCTCGCGGTCGAGCGGGCCGGTGATCGGGCGGCCGGCTCGGTGGCTGCTTCGGACGCGTTCTTCCCGTTTGCCGACGGGCCCCAGATCCTGATCGATGCCGGGATCAGCGCCATCGTCCAGCCGGGCGGCTCGGTGCGCGACGCCGAAGTGGTCGAGGCAGCCAAGGCGGCCGGGGTGACCATGTACCTCACCGGTGCCCGGCACTTCTTTCACTGA
- a CDS encoding response regulator, which yields MRPPTRVLVVDDHPVVRSGLRLLLGTIDGLEVVGEAADGETAVRECRLLGPDVVLMDLAMPGTGGVEATRRIRAAQPEVAVLVLTMSDDDDALRRALRAGARGYLLKEAGQEDIVAAIASVSNGQTVLSPGMAERMLEPIADSASFPALTTREREILALVADGLRTATIAERLYLSPKTVSNNLTAIFAKLGVADRAQAMIMARQHGLGRS from the coding sequence ATGCGCCCGCCTACCCGCGTCCTCGTAGTCGACGACCACCCGGTGGTTCGCAGTGGCCTGCGACTGTTGCTCGGGACGATCGACGGGCTGGAGGTGGTCGGTGAGGCTGCCGACGGGGAGACTGCCGTACGGGAGTGTCGGTTGCTCGGACCGGACGTCGTGCTGATGGATCTGGCGATGCCCGGGACCGGCGGGGTGGAGGCCACCCGTCGGATCCGGGCGGCCCAGCCCGAGGTCGCGGTGCTGGTCTTGACCATGTCGGACGACGATGACGCGCTCCGCCGCGCGTTGCGGGCGGGAGCTCGGGGCTACTTGCTCAAGGAGGCGGGCCAGGAGGACATCGTTGCTGCCATCGCCTCGGTGTCGAACGGCCAGACGGTGCTGAGTCCGGGCATGGCCGAGCGAATGTTGGAGCCGATCGCGGACAGTGCGTCGTTTCCCGCTCTCACGACAAGGGAACGGGAGATCCTCGCTCTGGTGGCGGATGGCTTGCGCACGGCCACCATCGCCGAGCGCCTCTATCTGAGCCCGAAGACGGTCAGCAACAACCTCACGGCGATCTTCGCCAAGCTGGGTGTGGCTGATCGGGCCCAAGCGATGATCATGGCCCGGCAACACGGACTCGGTCGGTCGTGA
- a CDS encoding sensor histidine kinase, with amino-acid sequence MIGAITLSMLLAGLGLLGLGGWLARGSRWAGVGQFLAGAAMIAAAFSAGRQTMLILAAALLAGSVVLFPRCESTRHTATYRSRWVQVALLAVIATSGVLAWVKGPSAVVAAGWIIPGAVVVWVWWVIDRRPGADRRTMIWVAVGLGILALGWAVAEMIVLGPMARAAAMLSVLAVPASMIIARSRLGADPRRVLVHVVVLVVAAIAYLAAFAGLGALAELTSGPPSVTYTTVTAMALALTMPLLVRRLRAGLTVLVLGHRANPWAMASGILDRIDRGTQAGLAVVATTANLPYLRLEVDGQPTAVVGVPAEPAVAIDLGVDGHRARLVVGLRDGDDALSPDDGRLLQAIAPLLSEMIRSELLAVDLQAAREQSATARAEERRQLRRDLHDGLGPRLSSLVYAVDASRNLVRDNPTEADQVLLALRTDIVRAVEEVRRLSYGMRPAALDDLGLAEALRRQADTLIGAADRPLVVEFVVRELPAEIPAAVEIAAYRIGVEAIANVVRHSLANRATVLLDAEADGLVVEVIDDGDGAAFAGVWQPGVGLESMRTRAEELGGSLVARPTAGGGRVRAVLPWGR; translated from the coding sequence GTGATCGGCGCGATCACGCTGTCAATGCTGCTGGCTGGGCTGGGTCTGCTCGGTCTCGGTGGCTGGCTGGCGCGTGGTTCCCGCTGGGCCGGCGTCGGCCAGTTCCTCGCCGGTGCAGCCATGATCGCCGCCGCATTCTCAGCCGGTCGGCAGACCATGCTGATCCTCGCGGCCGCGCTGCTGGCGGGCTCGGTCGTCCTGTTCCCACGGTGCGAGTCGACCCGGCACACAGCGACGTACCGGTCGCGGTGGGTCCAGGTGGCGCTGCTTGCGGTGATCGCGACGAGCGGGGTGCTCGCCTGGGTGAAGGGGCCCTCGGCCGTCGTTGCCGCCGGCTGGATCATCCCGGGTGCGGTGGTGGTGTGGGTCTGGTGGGTGATCGACCGTCGCCCGGGGGCCGACCGACGCACAATGATCTGGGTGGCGGTCGGCCTGGGCATCCTGGCGCTCGGCTGGGCTGTGGCCGAGATGATCGTGCTCGGCCCGATGGCAAGGGCAGCGGCGATGCTCAGTGTGCTTGCGGTGCCGGCCAGCATGATCATCGCCCGGTCGCGGCTGGGTGCCGACCCTCGGCGGGTGTTGGTGCACGTCGTGGTTCTGGTAGTGGCAGCGATCGCGTACCTGGCGGCCTTTGCCGGTCTCGGCGCACTGGCCGAGCTGACCTCTGGTCCGCCTTCGGTCACGTACACGACCGTGACCGCCATGGCGCTGGCTCTTACCATGCCCTTGCTGGTCCGACGGCTCCGTGCCGGGCTGACCGTGCTGGTGCTGGGACATCGCGCCAACCCGTGGGCCATGGCATCCGGCATCCTCGACCGCATCGATCGCGGGACCCAGGCTGGCCTGGCGGTGGTCGCCACGACCGCGAACCTGCCGTACCTACGACTCGAGGTCGACGGGCAGCCCACCGCCGTCGTAGGCGTTCCGGCCGAGCCGGCGGTGGCCATCGATCTCGGAGTGGACGGGCACCGGGCGCGGTTGGTGGTCGGGCTTCGAGACGGGGATGACGCGTTGAGTCCCGATGATGGCCGCCTGCTGCAGGCGATCGCGCCGCTGCTGTCGGAGATGATCCGATCCGAGCTGTTGGCCGTTGACCTGCAGGCCGCGCGGGAGCAGAGCGCGACGGCCCGGGCGGAGGAGCGTCGGCAGTTGCGGCGTGACCTGCATGACGGGCTCGGACCGCGGTTGTCGAGTCTGGTGTATGCCGTTGATGCCAGCCGCAATCTGGTGCGGGACAACCCCACCGAGGCGGATCAGGTCTTGCTGGCACTCCGCACTGACATCGTGCGTGCCGTCGAGGAGGTACGTCGGCTCTCGTACGGGATGCGCCCTGCTGCACTCGACGACCTCGGCCTGGCCGAGGCGCTGCGGCGGCAAGCCGACACACTGATCGGTGCGGCGGACCGCCCGCTCGTGGTGGAGTTCGTCGTCCGAGAGCTGCCGGCTGAGATCCCGGCAGCTGTCGAGATCGCGGCCTACCGGATCGGGGTCGAGGCCATCGCCAACGTGGTACGGCACAGCCTTGCCAACCGCGCGACCGTGCTGCTGGACGCCGAGGCCGATGGTTTGGTGGTCGAGGTGATCGATGACGGGGATGGGGCGGCGTTCGCGGGGGTGTGGCAGCCCGGCGTCGGGCTGGAGTCGATGCGGACCCGGGCAGAGGAGCTCGGCGGTTCACTGGTCGCCCGACCAACGGCCGGCGGTGGCCGGGTCCGTGCTGTCCTACCCTGGGGCCGTTGA
- a CDS encoding DUF3017 domain-containing protein — MARVRHPVSRSLRLWPLLGVLLGVAAGLVVAVIGEQTWRLGCLIIGVSLLVGGVVRGALPSRDAGLLHVRSKLFDVALLGLGGAAIIALSIVVPPGRLG; from the coding sequence ATGGCCCGCGTTCGACACCCGGTGAGCCGCAGTCTGCGTCTGTGGCCGCTGCTGGGGGTGCTGCTCGGTGTCGCGGCGGGTCTGGTGGTCGCGGTGATCGGCGAGCAGACCTGGCGTCTCGGTTGCCTCATCATCGGCGTCTCGTTGCTGGTCGGAGGCGTCGTACGCGGTGCACTGCCCAGCCGGGATGCTGGCCTGCTGCACGTGCGCAGCAAGCTGTTCGACGTGGCGTTGCTCGGTCTGGGCGGGGCCGCCATCATCGCCTTGTCGATCGTGGTTCCTCCGGGACGGCTCGGCTGA
- a CDS encoding bifunctional methylenetetrahydrofolate dehydrogenase/methenyltetrahydrofolate cyclohydrolase, which yields MTTQATAQTTHATAQVLDGKALAATIKADLTKRVAALAARGITPGLGTVLVGDDPGSKAYVAGKHRDCAQVGIASIRVDLPASVSQAELDAEIEQLNADPACTGYIVQLPLPGGLDENRALGLIDPDKDADGLHPVNLGKLVLGESAPLPCTPRGIVELLRHYGIPLAGADVCIIGRGTTVGRPLGLLLSRKSENATVTLCHTGTVDLDAHTRIADIVVAAAGRPGLVTGEMVKPGAVCVDVAITRTDSGLVGDLDPSVREVASWIAPMPGGVGPMTRAMLLTNVVERAEALLQG from the coding sequence ATGACGACTCAGGCCACTGCTCAGACAACACACGCCACTGCGCAGGTCCTGGACGGCAAGGCACTTGCTGCCACCATCAAAGCTGATCTGACGAAGCGGGTGGCGGCCCTGGCCGCGCGAGGCATCACCCCTGGACTGGGTACGGTGCTGGTCGGCGATGACCCCGGCAGCAAGGCGTACGTGGCCGGCAAACACCGTGACTGCGCGCAGGTCGGGATCGCCTCGATCCGGGTAGACCTGCCGGCCTCGGTGAGCCAGGCAGAACTCGATGCCGAGATCGAGCAGCTGAACGCCGATCCGGCCTGCACCGGCTACATCGTGCAGCTGCCGCTGCCCGGTGGGCTGGACGAGAACCGGGCGCTGGGCCTGATCGACCCGGACAAGGACGCCGACGGATTGCACCCGGTCAACCTCGGCAAGCTGGTGCTGGGGGAGTCGGCGCCGCTGCCGTGTACGCCGCGGGGCATCGTCGAGTTGCTGCGGCACTACGGCATCCCGCTGGCGGGTGCCGACGTCTGCATCATCGGTCGGGGCACCACGGTCGGCCGGCCGCTCGGCTTGTTGCTGTCCCGCAAGAGCGAGAACGCCACGGTGACCTTGTGCCACACGGGAACGGTCGATCTGGACGCGCACACTCGGATCGCGGACATCGTCGTGGCTGCGGCCGGGCGGCCCGGTCTGGTCACCGGCGAGATGGTCAAGCCTGGTGCGGTGTGTGTCGATGTCGCGATCACGCGTACCGATTCCGGGCTGGTCGGTGACCTTGATCCCTCGGTACGCGAGGTGGCTTCCTGGATCGCGCCGATGCCGGGCGGGGTCGGGCCGATGACCCGGGCCATGCTGCTGACCAACGTGGTCGAGCGGGCCGAGGCCCTCCTGCAGGGCTGA